The following coding sequences are from one Rattus norvegicus strain BN/NHsdMcwi chromosome 11, GRCr8, whole genome shotgun sequence window:
- the Cldn8 gene encoding claudin-8 has product MATYALQMAALVLGGVGMVGTVAVTIMPQWRVSAFIESNIVVFENRWEGLWMNCMRHANIRMQCKVYDSLLALSPDLQASRGLMCAASVLSFLAFMTAILGMKCTRCTGEDENVKSRILLTAGIIFFITGLVVLIPVSWVANAIIRDFYNPLVDVAQKRELGEALYIGWTTALVLIAGGALFCCVFCCTERSNSYKYSVPSHRTTQRSFHAEKRSPSIYSKSQYV; this is encoded by the coding sequence ATGGCAACCTACGCTCTTCAAATGGCTGCCCTGGTGCTTGGTGGTGTTGGCATGGTGGGCACAGTGGCTGTGACGATCATGCCTCAGTGGAGAGTGTCTGCCTTCATCGAAAGTAACATTGTCGTGTTTGAGAACCGCTGGGAAGGTTTGTGGATGAACTGCATGAGGCATGCCAACATCAGAATGCAGTGTAAGGTCTATGACTCCCTGCTGGCTCTTAGTCCAGACCTCCAGGCATCCAGAGGACTGATGTGTGCTGCGTCCGTCCTGTCCTTCTTGGCTTTCATGACAGCCATCCTCGGAATGAAGTGCACCAGGTGCACCGGGGAGGACGAGAACGTGAAGAGCCGCATCTTGCTGACGGCTGGAATCATCTTCTTCATCACCGGCTTGGTTGTGCTCATCCCTGTCAGCTGGGTTGCCAATGCCATCATCAGAGACTTCTACAACCCGCTGGTGGATGTGGCCCAAAAGCGCGAGCTTGGTGAAGCCCTCTACATAGGCTGGACCACGGCGCTGGTGCTGATCGCTGGAGGAGCACTGTTCTGTTGCGTGTTTTGCTGTACTGAAAGGAGTAACAGTTACAAGTACTCGGTACCATCCCATCGCACCACTCAGAGGAGTTTCCACGCCGAAAAGAGATCCCCGAGCATATACTCCAAAAGTCAGtatgtgtag